ATTGTGCTGTGAGGCTGTGTCTGCTCGACACCCGAGCCAGCCTCTCTCTCCTCATCGTCCCCCTGCGCCTCCCTCCTGGGATTCACCCTCCCTCCACTGACCAGCATGGGGCGCCCCTCTGGCCTCGGGTGCTCCTCTGGATCCACCAATAGGCTGAGCTCCCAGGAGTAGCTGTGCCCACCTCCGCAGGCCCAGCGGGTCACCTTCGGGGGGCGCTTTGCTGCTTTCTCTGCCCGGGAGGGGTTGTGGCAGGGCTGCAGGGGGCAGTGGCGACCGTGAGTGTGAACCCACGAGAGGAGCTGCTGGAGGGCAGCCAGGGTTGTGCGCAGGGGGGGACCCTGAAGAGACCAGACTGGGAGCGCAGAGACAACAACATCAATCAACACTGTAAAATCTGTCAAAAGTTTTTGTCCAAGACATTTTTGTGCTAGAGTATTTCATAGTGCTGGACGAACaagtattttaattttgaaatctTACAGAAGAGTAAATAAATATCCAGCTAACATTTTAGGATGGGGACATCATAAAAAAtagctgcacacagacagacacactcttCCCTCTTCTGCACAGTAAACTAGGGGTCATTATTATACTTAGCGAATACTTTACAGATAAAACGTGGTGGCAGCGAGCGTTATGGGGTTTAGGGGTATACCAACGCATCGTGTAGTTTACTGTATGTACATTCGGTTTGAAACCCCTGATCAAAACTCACACGCCAAATTCAAGCTGTATTTGTTGGAATATGAGCAGGGTTGGACGGGGAATCAtgtttttcaattcctttttaaaatcaattcccaattctaaTTTATTTAAAGGAATTAGAATTGGAATTTTAGAGACCTAATAATTGTTgagattgttcaactgctttcatttgaagccaatctaattttgactaacagtgacttcaactgaagtaatttgctgccacagtgagaagctcattttaacagaatactgctaactgtaattttgatcagtgatgtgttggaattgattaaaagggaaatgGAATTGACCCTTCTATTATAAACCAGACATGGATAGCTGTCtagcttgtttacattccctaaaggtagGTTCATCTACGTGTACACGTTATCATTTAACCTGCttctacctgcagcagcaggaggttattattattattaataataataataataataatgataataataataataataataataataataataataataataataataataataatgccatcaAACGTTGCTGTTGCCCAAGGAATCGTAAATCAGGGAAAAGGGATTTCATTGCATTctgctgcatttattttaatgcattGAAGGATacctgtacacaggataagaggGACGTGGTAAATGGCGTCAGAAATACTGTGAGCTTTAAGAAATTCTGACTGCAATATACCATAGAGATGCAGTGATTGAGATACCTGTCCCAGACCTGGCTACAGTAACAATGATTCTGATAAGGAATACTCACCCACACAAACTGTCATGCTGTCACACATCCTCGCTGTCTGTGGACGCTGGCTGGTGCACTGGTGAGATTGTTGCGTCTGTCTGGTGGTGGAAACTAAAACGCAAAGTACAACGCAATTTAGTCAAGTGTAGATTGTAATCACGTCTCACACAAGTTATATTTGAAGTTATTAAGTTAGTTACTTATTGAAAGCTACTGTAGATTTGACaatttcacacacacatatatatataaaatatctaaCATGTTGTTACTGTAATCAAATAAGCGGCAGAAACATTGGGTGCGgtcacgagaggcagactttgttaagtctgcgcagattctgcaaagattctgaaaattcattgcctacttgctccgattctgtgcataTTCTGcgcaggagggaggagggagggttaggtcggccagggtgtcctcggctcaccgcgcaccagcgacccctgtagtctggccgggcgcctgcgggcttgcctgtaagctgcccagagctgcgttgtcctccgacgctgtaactctgaggcggctgcagggtgagttcgcagtgtgtaaagaagcgggcggctgacggcacacgcttcggaagacagcgtgtgttcatcttcgcccctcccgagtcagcgcaggggtaatagcggtgagctgagcctaaaaaataattgggcatttcaaatattggggagaaaataataaaacaaaaaaaaactaattggcaacgactaaatttataaaaaaaaaaaaaaaaaaaaaaaaagaatagcttCCCTACGCAGCTCGACAGAGAGAGGCGGTGGCACAGCAGTGGATAGGATGTAAACAGACCCCGGACTGTCCAGTGCCTACACAATATTCTAATGATTATAATCCTTACCTAATGtttaaacatatactgtacatattaacatgCTATCTGTGTATTCTGACATTTTAACACATATAAATGATGAGTGTTTAGGGCATATGGTATTGGGTAGCTGTCATTGTGCCTCAGGAGACAGAAAATTAAACCTGGTTTAACTCAAATTCATGTCCCCCTGGCATCACAGCTACGCATTTCACTGAGCTCGGATTAACAACCCTGACAGTAATACAGTCAATATCTCTTTCTTAACTCCACGGTTCCGATGTGTTTTCAATGTTACTTGCAAATTCTGATTCCTGTGGTTTACTTCAGAACTCCCTCTGCGGTTGTATTTATAAACCCTACGGAGTATTGAAAAGGACAAACTAAATCAACAGAACACCAGccgtttatgtatttatttatttatttaaaaatgaccaACAATTAACAACGCAGGTCCTAAACAAGCAACGTCCCCTTGAAATGTCTTGCCCCTGTGCTACGCAGTGGAAGAGGCGGGGTCCACTGACCCCTGTTCTGTTGGGAAGCAACACGTCTGCAGAGGGTGGCATCTTTGGCCGAACGGACAGTGGAATGAATGGGAGGTTAGTAAGTGCATGTTGATTTATATTACtgaggtgaccatatggctccgtgttcaacgggacagtttgggatagttcaggcttttcaactcacaacccagtgCTCCGACACCTCATCTGTGTGGTCAGGTTTTACAGCCTGGGTCTAATATATTTACAACGCAGTGACCTGGCTGTGCTAACCTTGTCTCCCCTCTCTCACACTAGACTCCTGGTTGTGCTaatcctctccctctcccctctcaaaCACTAGACTCCTGGCTCTGCTAACCCTGTCTCTCGCTCACATCGTGGCTTGTCACGAGCGGCTGCGTATTAAGAAGTGCCCGTTTCCCGGCTGCATGCACGCATTCTCCTACTGCACACAAGGTAAAGTGAAGGTTCTCTATTGAAGGCATCTTTTGATCTGTGTTCTGGATGCTGTCTGCACCTGATCTAGAGAATGAATGCCCATTGAGGCGTTGCTGGAGGGTAGTGTGCATTGTGGCTAGGGAAGGTCGTGGTTTGCACAGTATGATGTTTTTACTGATCTTACTCTTCCACCTAGTTGTCTTGTTTTAGGAGACAGGAGCTTTATGGCTTGGTTCACCAGCAAATTCACCCTGGGGAAAAGCCACTGCAGTGAGTATATCTCTCACCCTCCCGCCTATAACCTCACTCACTCTCCTTTCATTCTACATCATACTCCTTGATATTAGAACTGTAGATTCATTAATTCATTGAGTGTTTATAGTGAGGGGTAAACTGCCCAATTGACAAAAGTACCACTTCTATAAGGTAATTAGTACTGGAATAGGTATTGCTAGCTTTAATAAGGAATTTGGAGGAGAAGTAAtatcccctcccctctctccaggTGTGTGTTCTGCAGGTACACCTGTCGACAGAAGGCAGCTCTGAACTGGCACATGAAGAAGAGGCCTCCTATCGGTTTCCCTGCAAGCTCTGTGGGAAGAGGTTTGAGAAACGGGACAACTTGTACTTTCAAGGGATTCACCCCAAAGACATCACCAGACGGATCAGAAGAGGGGGACCCCACCCTGCACCCCAGGGCAGACTTTGGGAAACCAGTTTCTTGATAAGATACCATTTCTATGTTGTAAATTTGTAACTCCTGCATCTTCTTTCTGGAGTGGGGATGGGTGTGGGGTGGGTCTAATATGAATTATTGAAAGTATCAATATCTGGGTCTACATGGAGGCAACCTTTCATAGGTACTGCAGATAACTTCATGTCTGAGAGATTCTGTATTGGCAATTACTTCCATGCCGAGGACTTTGCACATTGTCAAGTGCTGAAAGGTGGTATGAAGACACTGCTGCACTGTCCGCTCTATATACTGTCCCCACtacagactaatcccagggcttaaaggccTGAGCTACGAAGAAacgctgaaagaactgaatctattggACTGGGAAGAAAGAAGAATGAGGGGGGAAATGGTcggtctttaaaatcttaaaaggagttgacacaaATAGTTACTTTAAGCACAGTATATAAGTTGGaaatggagacagacttaggacagagggaaggagacacttcttcacacagagtggtgagggtatgtaatgggttacctagtcatgttgttgaggcagaaaccCTTGGCTCCTTTAAGAGCCAACTTGACTACATTTTGAGATGAATCGGCTACTTGGAACCGGACAAGCTTacatggactgaatggcctctcATTTGTCAATTGTATATTCTTATTTCCTTCCAGCTGGTCACCTGAGCAAACTCTAAAGGTGTATTTGTTTCCATTTCACTACCCTTAAGCTTCAATACCATTTTAGCTGCCCCATGtcattatttagtttaaattaTAGCTTCGAATAGGTTTTCCTCATTCTGAAGCATCACTAGCGAGCAGCCCTCTCCTCAACGCAGGTATTAGTCCCCCTGTGCTCTCGGCCCCCTCCTTTCTTGGTCTTACAGAAAGAATGCTGAACTCAGTCACCTGCCCTGCAGTTTCAGTATGGAAGCAGCAGGATCTATACTACCGGACCCTTTCATGTTTTCCAGCACAGTGTTTCAAACAGTTCAGTCGCAGAACAAAAGCAGAGAAAATATCTCGACTACCTTGTCCAGTTATATGAAGTGCATTAGATGTGCAACACACCACACCAACACTGGAATTTcagtgttaaaagaaaaaaaaaatacaaatgtgatTGGTTAAAGCCAGCCATAAGGAGTTTAATAGCAGCCAGGTTCCTAGCAAAAAGAAGAACTAGAAGCACCTTGTAATGGTCTTGAACCTTGCTGAGCTCATACGTGTTAAAAATAAGTTTCAAGGATAAAAGACAGAAACAAGAACTGGAAACCAAATACCATGAATTCCAGGTCAGTGAAAGAATGATTTAATTGTGTGCACCCTATTCATTCTACCTGTAAGATCTGCTACTGTTTAGATCACTACAATACTGCTGGTGCTCTTTTCGTGGTGGTGTCCCCGGCCTGGCTGTGTTCTGAGCTGGTTTACCAGCCTCGAGTGGGTTTCCAAGTGGCCTCAATTTCTCCATTCGAGTGCACGAAGTAGACTGGGTGCATGGCCGCTGTAGCACAGGACTgaaagacacagcacaaaaccACAGCGTTTAAAAAAAGCTGCCAGTctcatgaaaaataaaagcagtgAAACCCAGATAGATCTAACAGACCCTCGACCACCGAGTGACTAGTGGCTGTCAAAGTTATAGTTTCATAAATCTTACCAACTGTGCATTTCCGTTCAATATATACAGCAGGTCTCAAATGTAATGCATCTCTCTCAGCAAGCCAAGCTTCAGGAAGggctgcacttccttggtcacctggacTGTGAAATTGGCCCTGTGCCTTCAACAGCTTCTTCCATGTCatgaaccaaccagctgcttctcctacTGGCTAACATGTTTTTTGCCAGTAGCAAGCtttgacactgctgaggtgaaatagcCCAGGGAgtacaagtgtaacagatttcctgagaataaggcatagaaactaagAACTTCCTTTAACCTCAATGTAGTatcaaaaaacatgttttaaaaatgaaaatacatttaaaaacatgtattttttcaggACTGCACAGACCTATGTCGCTATTGGAAGTGCAAAACGGGTAGAATTTGTGGAATTCTTTTCACACTTTCTAGTGATCCGGACTGGGAGGCTGTGTCTTGTGCATGTTCTCCTCGTTACTCACGTGGTAGGGAATGATCGCCAGCATGGAACCCAGAGGGAACTTCTCAAATTCCAGTTGTCCCGAGACTGGCTCGATCCGGCCGTGCTCCTGGGTCATCCCGATCAGCCTGGTCCGGGGGAATGAAACAAGCCACACTCActcagagcaaaacaaaacacaacacaacacaacaacacagGGCAGTGCTGGAATATCCAGCATgtgcattttgtgtttttgttatttatttatttattttataagagGGATGTCCTAGAACAACTTGATCCACCTTTCTCCCTGATTCTTCTTAAAAGCCAAATACATTTTTAGTtcgattttttttattcctgattGATTTAGTTTCCTATAGTTTTGCAGTACAGTTTATGACTGGTGTTTGAATTTCTGGATGAGTTCCAGGGAGGAATTGGCAAGTGTCTGTcctggttgctgtgctgtgttcctctgtgttttgtgtgctgtgttgaaGCTGCTCAATGAAGTGAATCATCACCAGCACAGGCCTTGAATTTCAAGTGAGGTCTGCTGCAAAACACAGCCAACACAAGCCACTTTAAAATCCAAAAACCAGGGTGCTTGCAGGGAATACAAGGCCCTGGCTGAGATTCTTAAAAATctgttataaaaaaacaaagaactgagattcaaaaaaaatgttaaaaacaaaaacaaggagcaaaaaacagcactgaaagtcgtaaaaaaaatttaaaaaaattacaaaaacaaaacattgagagTCACACCGCATATATAATAATGTTAACAGCACACCACACTTCCCTCAACAGACCCCCCTAGCCTTCTCCCTTGTAGAGGGGGGTGGGTATCTTTTCAGAACTCTCCTGAAGCAACTGTTTGATATCCTGTCTGAAATGTAAAGTTTCATTTTCACTGTAccagtgtgtttattgtgtcGGTACTTGAGCGTAACATGCTTAAACACAGATATAAGGTTTCAGTTTTGAGTCCTGTGTTGACAGCAGGGTACTCGCCTGAGTTCTGGGTGCCCGTCGATCACTGCATACCCAGTGTCCAGGCGCCCCAGACTGTGCAAGCTGAGCCCGGTCCAGCCGCAGTCCACCAGGAGTTGGTTCCGGTGAGGGTAGTGACCAATCACCCGGGTCAGCACTCGGACTGCCACGTCCTCCAGCCTGCAGGAACCGATCAGAGACTGCTGGACATCTAGAGGAACACAGTGACCAGCGAACTgtttaacacacagacacactggcaGATAGCACTGGAGATACCAGTCCATTACAACTGTAAGATATACCTGTACAGAACATGGCACTTATACAGACTTAGGTTTTGACCCACCATAGAATACCTTTAAACACTCACACAAGAACCAGaaccattgttttctatggaggtcggCTGTATGATGACACCGTCGCCATGAACACTTGAGCCCTGCTCTCAAAGCATTAACTCTTTCAGTGACTACAATGGTTATTTCAGACAAAGGTAAACAAACAACTTTAAAAAGTTGTACATTAGTGACAGTGACATTGCTGTGTCTCtgagttccattattaccttgtaacacaccacagcaatgccatgtAACATATAGcagtactaaaaagaaacctAGTAACACAATAATACCACGTCTGCACCATGAAACTAGACTGTTAAACCATCTCTATTCACTCAAGTATCAAACTGGGACTACCGGCTTAGTGCTGGTTCCATCCCCAACTAGGCTTTACACAGAGACCAAACACACcctctcccccccacccccccccatttataatttatttacctCATTATTTCCCTATGATTGTTCTGTGTTATTGTGTGGTTACTCAATATACTATTTTTATTACTAAATTGGggtactgataatcgggattgctgctaaaatgggatacaactctgggagatggttcttcccaatgctatttatgtagtttaattgggacgtcacttcgtttaattgggatacagtattttcaaatgttgAATGGAGaccgcttttcagagcaagataggtcgcgtagcacagtgcagtgagtatgtgattacactgtgacttgcgtaaaccacgttgaactcttgaaggagctggagtctcctgtggtttctcaggctgctgttgcaaagaaagtggGCGTGTCAAGATTGCAGATGCGATTAATTTTGTTGAGGAATAAAAAAcattgacttgtattttaaattatgtatttaacattttttcataatgtgatgtgatttaattatttttcttttcattaagaatcaaaaaggtcgtctcaactgcctctcatttaattaagacagccgcttattcaggatatttctccttctcctgaggcgtcccgataaagcggcgcTGACTGTATTATAGTAATCATATTTAATGTCAAACAGTCAAGGGAGGCGCAGGTTTGAGTCCTGGCCATGCGAAGTTGCCGgccttcactggggattccagagggagcgtCATATTGGCTCTGGCTCTGACACGGGTTAGGGAGGaaaaaccgtcagggactgtttctcatcATCGCACCAGGTGTCTGGTGAGCTTAAAGCACAGACCTGCAGGGCACGGGAGGACACTCATTGACCTTCATGTCTCCTGGGCTATtataaaatacacaataaaaaacaaaaaaacaaacaggccaTTCTGAACTGACACCCACCGTAGAAGACATAGTTCCCAGGATGCACCTCACTCAGCAAGGCCATGTCTGTGACGGGGTGACTGCAGGAGGGAGTGGAACCAATACTGGACACAGGACAAGAAATACCAGCCGCTTTCAACCTGGAACAAGAGGAGCTTTAGGAGGCTGGGGATGGGACAGGCAATACCAGGGAGGAGTGTTAGGAGGCTGGGGACGGGACAGGCAATACCAGGGAGGAGTGTTAGGAGGCTAGGGACAGGACAGGCAATACCAGGGTGGAGTGTAAGGAGGCTGGGGACGGGACAGGCAAAACCAGGGAGGAGTGTTAGGAGGCTGGGGACGGGACAGGCAATACCATGGTGGAGTGTTAGGAGGCTGAGTACAGGACAGGCAATACCAGAGTGGAGTATTAGGAGGCTGGGGACAGGACAGGCAATACCAGGGAGTAGAGGAGTGTTAGGAGGCTGGGTACGGGACAGGTGATACCAGGGTGGAGTGTTAGGAGGCTGAGTACAGGACAGGCAATACCAGAGTGTTAGGACTATATAAactattataaagaaaaaaagtataacTTATTTTAAACAGTCTGATCTCGCTTGCAAAACGTTCCTACAATAACGTCTTTAATGCTTTTTAACATATTTTCACAATATGAAAGTTTTACATACGTGTGACAAACACAATCACTGCTGTACCATAACAGAGTGGCCTACTAACTTTAGAATGACCCTGTACTACACATGCCTTAGTCTGATCGGGACTCCTGGAATTAGCAGTAACAGCACGTCAGTATCATAGCAGTGCAGCCTGACACCTGGCAGTAACAGCAGATCAGTATCATAGCTGTACAGTCTGACTCCTGACAGTAGCAGTATTGACAGTATCATAGCTGTACAGAATGACTTCTGGCAGTAACATCAGATCAGTATCACAACTGTACAGCCTGACTCTTGGCACTACCAGTATTGACAGTATCACAGCAGTGCAGCCTGACTCCTGGCACCAGCTGTATTGAGAGTATCACAGCAGTACAGTCTGGCTTACTTGTCCATGAAGCGCAGAGTAGCTGTAGTTGTGGCCTGTGCCACGGCGTGGATCTCCTCCAGTCCTGTGCAGTCATAGCTGTTCCCGCAGTGTGCGTACACCCCAGTCAGCTCCACGCCCGGGCTCTCAGATATGGCCTTCGCTAGATCAAGAGCTGCGGGGTCATCGTGAGGAACTCCAGCTATGCAAACACAACAGTACCCAGAACCTTCAGAAACACAGTGACAGTGGCACCAGCAATCAGAACAGCCGACTAAACCCAATTTAAACGGGTGTAGACACAAGTAGGTTCCGTTGTGTAAAACAGTTTGTTCTCTCGAGAAGCAGCCTTGTTCTTGCTGCAATGTTCTGTAGGCTGTCTCattatcattttttattaaagatttCATGAAGATTGCACTCATGAACTCCTGACATAAAAAgggttattcatttttttaactttagaattgtgTCTTATGTTCTCTGTCCGGGATGACATCTACACACTAGAGAAGATGGGCAGCAGTTTTGACAAATCCTTACCAGAGGCTTCTCATGCATGACTGCTGATACTGTAAAACCTGCTTAacatcactcctgttaatgtcacccTCCGGTgattatcaccacattgaaatgacCCGGCCAGGATAGTGGGAGTCAATGGAGACAGGCTCCTGATAATAGCACTGCTCTTACTATCACACTCTACTTCATACCAATCACATTGATTTCTACCTCTCCTTTGTCACTTTGGGAAATAAAATAGTAAGATTAGAAAGTTACTGTATGCTACTGAAATCATCTGACGCATAATGTAGTCCAATACAGAACACGTGTATGTTTACAGCTTTCTATTCATTTGATCTGGTGCAACGTGTTGTACATGTATGGTAAACTGTACTGACTGATAATAAAACTGTACTTtgatcttgaccggagggtcgtgggttcaatcccaggtgggggacactgctgctgtacccttgagcaaggtactttacctagattgctccagtaaaaacccaactgtataaatgggtaattgtatgtaaaaataatgtgtacaaaaataatgtaattgtatgtaaaaataatgtgttaaaaaataatgcaattgtatgtaaaaataatgtgatatcttgtaacaattgtaagtcgccctggataagagcgtctgctaagaaataaataagaataatataaTACCTAATACTATCTTGATCCACATCAAAATATGCATGTTTGTTAAATCAACATTTAAGACTTTTCCAGGTTACTGGTGAACTCCTGATGAAGTCAACTCTATTCATTCTCTGTATATTCCTGCTGTCTGCTACTTAGTGTCCTTTATCAGCGTCGATGAAGGTTTCAGAACAACAGACTCTCTAATCCGGACCCTGGGATTCTGAGCTGACCTATAATCCTGAACCATACTGCTGGGAGTTTCCACACAGAAGAATTGAAATTTTACTGTAAACAGTGAGACAGCATAGAAGAAGCGCAGGTCAAAGGTGTGAAGAGCACATTATCTCTGTATTGTTaagtaataaaaacataaaacaatgacaATTATTAATATGGTACAGATTCCAAGCAACTCACTACTGATGTGAACAGGGTTTGGCCCCAGCTGGTTGGGAGTAATGAGACTCAGAGTCAAGTTTTATATTTTCCACTGCGAGTGTTGTGAAAGTAATTTTAACAGTGCAGTGTTGCAGAAGTCCAGCTCTCTCTTGCTCAGATTTAAGCAATCACTTAAATAAGCAAGCGGAGATCACAGCTTTCTGACTGGATACAAACTGAGACGGACCACTGCTGCTGCTTGGCTGTCAATGGGACCCTCTGATGTTAGTTATCAAGTGTTAGGATTGGAACAtgcctgataataataataataataataataataataataattattattattattattattattattattattattattattattattattattattgtctttcTTGATTAGCTATTGCACTGAAAGATTCTTATCGATAATCGTGTTTTTCACGATTATCAATAGTGAAAGCTAACCAGGATCGTTGCCTCTAGGACCGAGATGTCGTGGTGTGGGTATGAGAGACAGCTCACTAGGCAGCTCACCGCGTTTGTTCTCGCAGTCCAGTTTCAGCCAGACGCTCCACAGCTTGCCTCCGGTCAGGGGTGTGTTGCGGAGCTCCTGCAGGGCGGCGACACTGTCCACCAGCACGTGGAAGAGAGCGAGTCTCTGTGCCAGCTCCGCGCAACGCGCCAGCTTATCGACGGGCAGTGGGTACGCGTACAGGATGTCATCGAAGCCGTGCTCCGCATAGAAGAACGCTTCAGCCAGCGTGGACACGACAATGCAGCGGCGAGAGCCCCCCGTCATGATGTCAGCACATTCCCTACAACGCAAACACGCAGGACACAGTGTGACCATGCACATCCATCCATAACCAAGGCTGGGggaaatttattttaatttccgattcctttttaaaatcaattcccaattccaatacCGTTGAAGGAATAATTgccaactgctttcatttgaagccaaataaattgactaacagtgacttcaattgaagtaatatgctgccactgtgagaagctcattttaacagactactgctaattgcaattttgatcaatggtgTGTTAAAATTGATAAaaagggaattgattttaaaaaggaattggaattgaaaaacaggaattgaccccaaccctgctcaTAACAAGAATTACATTTCTGATATCAGAAATTGAATCAGTTACCAAGTGAGTTATTGGTTTCCTTTGCTATAGATTTGTTGATTTCAAAAATGGCCTATGCTTGCAACCTTGCTAACCCTTTCAGTGCTGGAGGCTGTCGAGTGTTGTACCCAGGATACAACTTGAGTCAAGCTTCTGTGTGCCAAGTACGTTATTAAAGAAGTGATATTACCAAACCTCACTCGTAGGTGCCTGCAGGATATTTGTATGGGGGTGAGTTGTTGCAGTGTGCCAATAAATACACTGTCTATAGTGTACAGTCTACtgcagggatctccaaccctg
The Acipenser ruthenus chromosome 10, fAciRut3.2 maternal haplotype, whole genome shotgun sequence DNA segment above includes these coding regions:
- the zgc:162816 gene encoding D-serine dehydratase yields the protein MAEMMARRIEELQTPAFVVDLPKVQNNAAAMIERFRNTGVRLRPHMKTHKTVECADIMTGGSRRCIVVSTLAEAFFYAEHGFDDILYAYPLPVDKLARCAELAQRLALFHVLVDSVAALQELRNTPLTGGKLWSVWLKLDCENKRAGVPHDDPAALDLAKAISESPGVELTGVYAHCGNSYDCTGLEEIHAVAQATTTATLRFMDKLKAAGISCPVSSIGSTPSCSHPVTDMALLSEVHPGNYVFYDVQQSLIGSCRLEDVAVRVLTRVIGHYPHRNQLLVDCGWTGLSLHSLGRLDTGYAVIDGHPELRLIGMTQEHGRIEPVSGQLEFEKFPLGSMLAIIPYHSCATAAMHPVYFVHSNGEIEATWKPTRGW